GATATCGTCACGAGACAACGCACAGACAATGAACTTTGGGTGCTATGAGGCACACTTGGCACGTATGCATCGTACGTCTCGAGGAGATATTGaactctttatttttaattattttgaataCATAGGTGTTGTTTACATCGGTTAcataacataaattaattagaaaactAGTTGTTTTCTTATAACTATTAATGAAatgcatcatatatataattaacaagcattttaaaattcaaaatctaaaaatatataagacaTTATAATATAAGTTATTAATAATAAGAAGTGGGTTCTACTGACCAGCAATCATTGTGCAATGGTTACAAACCCCGCTAGAcaattatttcaaatttcaaattatttccatttatttaggtactgtttggtcataagaaatttttatctcaaatataaaattctcatctcatcattacaattttctcaaatccccgtataaaatataataaataatttaacttttttcaaatctcaatacaataataatattaaaatataatattttaatatttaatcttaaaactcaaaattctaatCTAAAAAATCTCAGTGGTCAAGCAGAACTAATCACCATGTTTTGAACAAGtaatacttatttatacatAATCATAgccaacatatataattaaacttGTTATTGTCAATCAgtatgatatataaaaaatatataatttcatatgcttttgcaaattaaaatatgaatttatatatgGCCACCACACCCTACACATGATTCAACTAAATTAATGCTTTGACAACAAGTTAAGACATTGCAAAAGGTCAAGTCTAGCTTCAAATGCTTTCATGTATGCCCAACTCctccaatattttttaatttcataattaatcttatatttctttaaaaataaagacatgaaaaataaataaagtttgcTTCCTGGAGGATACAAACTATTTCtaagtattaattaatttaacccTATTGACAATTTCTGCAATACAAATGGTGCAGATGGAAGGAGAAGCGCGGTCTGTGATGCTCAAGAGTTGCACCACGTGAGTCATGTTTCCATCACAAGTGTCTCCCCGCCCTCCCTATTCATTATTTGAGTATTTACACGTCAATCTGTAGGCCAGgccagatatttttttttttttttttgaaaattccaGGCCAGACATTTGTTTATACGGTTTCtgtgctaatatatatatatatatatatatatatatatatattgactcacatatacataaatattatCTCAATATATGGCTTTTAATGTCATCCCTATTCTCCTACATCTACCCTCTTTAGTTCTcgtgagaggaaaaaaaaaagtaggagcAGCAACAAGGGTCAAGCAGAGCAgaggaaacgaatggatttggACCCAAGTTTCAAGGTAAGGGGCTCatgatcttctttttcttcttcttctttggctGCAATATTATCACTGCCATGGTCATTCAGTCTTGACATAAGCATGCCTAGTTTCTAATGATTCTGGGTACTTTcgttgaaatatgatgatattgaaTCGGAGAAGTGATGTGATGATTGTAAAGAAAAAGCCAACCCAGTAGTTTTTATTGCGAGATTTTTCCTGCAGTAGTACTCAACCGGCCTTAAAAATGATCAGGTTTAAGGAATGAAAGTTGAGTTGCTAAAAATGAAGTCAATGGATGTAAAACTTTCTTATTGCTTGCTTGCTACCTCTAGTTCTTTACTTCTGATGGGCTGGTTACTGAACATTTTGGAAGCTATTATCGAGGAAAGGCAAGAGAAGAGAGAACCGAACGAtcccaaaaattaaaatgaaatagcTCTGATAATAACAATGACATTGACGGGAATGATCACAGCTGTAACCTTCACCAAAGACTAGTGGCTGTGGAAGCAAGATGTGAATGTGTGTATTCAGCTTGGCGTTGAAAATCAAGTGATTTTACGAGCAGAAGttgagaaaatgaaatggatgggcactaaaaatgagaaaaacgaTAAAGAGAGTTTAGTGCTTGGATTGACCCACATCACCGACAACGTGGGCCTTTGAAGTAGTTTTATCATCCATCATGTCTAAGAAAGCAAAATGTGGGGAaattttacgtatatttttcaaataaggaACAGGAGAGTGAAataatccctctctctctctctctctctctctctctctctctctctctctctctctctctcattttttttttcttggaataaTGAGAACCCCAATAAAATCATAGTGACAAAAGTTATGCTTTGCATTTGATTCTCTAACTTCTAAATTATTCCCTATGCGTGAAACAAAGGACAAGAAGAAAACCATAGACCAATCCTCGCTACTATGCTGCAAGCTGTTTATCTCAGAATCACGAAACCATGCTGCCCTTGATGCCATCGAGCGAGCTGGGAGGCTTGACCCAGAAACTGTCATAGTGAACAAATTCCCTGATCGAGCTTATAACAGGGTCAGGTACACCCTGGTTTCATATGTGATGCATGACATCACTGGGAGTGCCATCTACAGCCCATTGCAGCAAACTATCCTAGCCATGGCAGAGGCTGCTTTTGGAACCATTGACCTTGAGACCCATTCCGGGGCTCACCCCCGCCTTGGTGTCGTGGATGACATCCTTCTCCATCCATTGGCCAGGGCATCAATGGATgaagcagcttggcttgctagGGCAGTGGCAGCAGACATTGGCAATAGATTCCAAGGTTGGTCCAATCTTTTGTAAGTAGTTTGAGATTCAATACTAACACGATTTGCTGCTGAAATCTTATCTTTAACTTCCTTTTCTTGTTCTTAATATATGGCAGTCCCAGTATATTTGTATGCTGCAGCACACCCGACAGGCAAGGCTCTGGACACCATCAGACGAGAGCTTGGATTTTACCGGCCCAACTTCATGGGCAACCAGTGGGCAGGATGGACCACGCCTGAAATACTTTCAGAGAAGCCTGATGAAGGTCCAACAATGGTTTCTCAAGCAAGAGGCATCACAATGATTGGGGCACGCCCATGGGTGGCATTGTACAACATACCCATCATGTCCACAGATGTTTCAGCTGCTCGAAGGATTGCTCGCATGGTGAGTGCTCGAGGAGGCGGCCTCCCAACGGTGCAAACACTGGGCTTGGTTCATGGTGAGGACTCAACCGAGATAGCTTGCATGCTCTTAGAGCCAAATCAAATTGGGGCAGACCGGGTCCAGAACCAGGTTGAGATGTTAGCAGCTGAAGAAGGATTAGATGTTGAAAAGGGATATTTTACTGATTCTTCACCGGAGATGATTGTTGACAAATACATGAATTTAATCTCGGCTGAAAGAGACTAATAAAAGACTGTTGATCTACTGGCCTGGCCACATCTAAGAGTCTTTTAGTTTTTACAAAATGTCAATCGCATCATGAGGGAAGATATCGTCTTCAGGAAGTGGGTCGTGTTTATAACTTAAATGttcaattaaatataataaggaAACAAAATTCTGTCACTTTTACATCAGTCGTATACCCTCAATACACCAATTTACACTCGGGAGTTACCCGACTCTTACCATTGTCATAAACACTGCTTCTTCCGAGAATCTTCGGACAACAGCACATCAAGCAGCTCCTTTAACCTCTCAGCACCAGGACCTGGTCTAAACACTGTACCATTCCCACGCAATGAGCATGGATCGGCTCCATCATCTTTGCTCCCAATACACCATGCCCCAGGGGCAAAACGGGTTGTCCGACCTAGAAGCTCTTTATCAATCTTGTCTAGGACAGGATCATCCTTTGCAAATTTTCGAGCAAATGGGGCTTTGCTTTTGACCATTTTGTCAAAGTCCTTCATTGACAAAGAGATGGGATGCTGCTTTGGAGGGCTGTCCCAAGCAATGTAGTGGAGATCGTGGCTAATTGCAGTGTTGCGGAATTCTGGACTGTTGCACATAATAGTATGAAAATAACCTTCCGGAGAGGAGATGAAATTTGTGTAATACATAAGGATAGTTCGTGGGAAGTTATCCCATCCCCATATACAGTACTCGACAAAGGATCGGGTTAGCATTACCCAAGCTGATCCTGCAAAATAGTTCTCAAAATGGATTAATTTCACAGACCATCTCATTCAAATTTACCCTTAATTAAGTAAACCAGATAATATGCCAAATTTTAATCAGCAAACTGCCAGATTTCGTACAAAAAATATAGATTGAAATCGATGTGCAGGGGAACCAACTAATTAGGAGATTTCCTCGTAGTAAACAGTGAAGAACCTCCTCCTATTCTAACCAGCTCCCAAGCGCTGAGATCACAGCCATATGCCACGCAACTAATAGTACATATACTGCCCTATAAACAAgtgcaattttctcaaattttataattataaacttGACCGGTTGATTTCTAGCACTTTATATAATGTTTACTCTGAAGCTAAATCCCATGAAATAGCCAACGTGTGAAGAGCCACATGCCTTCAGGCATTAGGGTTTGGGTCTTGAGAGgtgttgaggagagttgtgaatagtaataaaaagtaggtaaaaagtaataataaaataataaatagtaataaaaaataggtaaaaagtaataataaaataatgaatagtaataaaacataggtaaaaagtaatgaatagtagtaaaaatatgtgaaaattaataataaaataatgaatagtagttaaAAGTGTTGAGAGTACCTGAGGTACTCTTAGTACCCAAACGCTCGATATACATGTACCATTGCTATCTAATTGCGCATGACAAAAACGACGTGTAAGAGAGGCATAAAAATGAGAAGCTTGAGATCTTAAACAAAAGGGACAGAATGATCCTAcccccaacaaaaaaacaaaagaaaagaaaacccaaaaaaacaaaaaatactataaaaaacaaaaactttatcAAACGTATTTTAACAAGTATTTTTTACTACTGTCGGAAATGCATTAAGTTTTCCAATGTGTTTATCCTAAACCAAGGAGATATATGATTGGCTGTGCAAAGAGTGAGGCATAACATCTAAAAGAAAGGACCATTGTCAGCTAATAACTTAAGCATAAAATGCATTTCAGAACTGTTACGCTTGATGCACTGATAATTTTGCATCGTACTTACCTGTAAACAATTTGAATGATGTAGGAAGCGATCGGCGTTGAGTGGTCCAAGCAATGTCAGATTTTTTCGATAAGTAGAGTCCCGGGTCAATGATTATGGGTTTTGCCCTTTGGTTCCTACAAAGCAGGTAAATAAGGCATCCCCATCATCAATATTATAAAGGAGAGGAGAAAAATCTTCTTAGAATAGCATGAACACTGCTTGTACATTTTACTTACAATTTCCATCCGGTAATCTGCATATGCTCAATGAAATTGAAGTTTCGAGACAAGTTAGAGAAAACGTAGAGCAGATCTGCAAACCAAAGAATAAATCACATTCTACTTCcacagaagaaagaaagaaaagtaaataaGGCCATAAATGCAtctatgtaaaatataaatacttttacaacATCAGAGTATCAAGAATACAAAACCATCTAGGGCTGTATTAAATAACTGCCAAACCAATCAGATCATAGttatttaatacaatatatatatatcgcaaCTGGGCGATACAGAACTAGGCTTTGGAATTTAATATCACGACTGATTGGTGCACTGAGCCCCAAACTGTGGTCAGTGCTAACATGAGTTGCATTAGAACTAACTAGTTTAGAATAGCATGGTTATTGATAGCGTAGCATTATGAAACATGGCAAAGCCTTTTATAAGAGAATGGAATGACAAAAGTTGACTTGTTCACTTTGTGGATTACGAAAAAGAAATACATTCAAGAGCAAGATGATTGAATTTAAGATATACATCCAagtaaattataatactttttccAACCAAACTTTAGTCATTTATCCATATGTTAGAATCTAAGAAAcctaagatcaaggaagcaataaTCAAGCTTTCATTAGtctgtaattttttaatttcgcATCAAGAAGAAATGAATTCAAGTGAAAGGGTAATAAACGATTACAGAAAGGAACAGGAGTGCAAGGACcagatttttgtctccaaaatgaagaaataaataaataaatgaatgtgTGTGTGAGTGGAGAGAGAACAGCTCTTCCAACATGGCTTTCTCTGTATGTGATTATGTCCTATGTATCACACTATGAAGCAGAAATAAGGATCCCCAAGGATTCCCAAAACTGATACCAACAAGAAAGAGGCCATTTCCATCTATCCAAAGTTTAAAAGCTGCCCTTCATAAAACTATTTCACACAAGAAAACCCATAGCATATTAGAAAAACGAGAGATTCtagaagttttttatttttttcagagtGGAAGAACTTGACACAAAAGAGAAACTGATTTTCTTGAAGAAACCTTCAATGTACTCAACTACCAAACTCACTTTCACCCATCAGTAAAACTTGACTGAGAATGAACCATTTACCATGTTCTGGAATGCTACAGTCAATATAAACCACATAACCCAAGGGAAAAAGAACATCTTGCTACATTTTGGAGGCTAAAAACATCCTACGTGCTCAATATCTCACTTAAGAAAACGCCATGCAAAATATATTCACCATTTGTAACTGTTGCCAAGTACATTAACAAAAATGTCAAACTTTACAACCAATTCTCAGTCTTTTGAGAACATTTATGATTATAGAAGCTCAAGCCCCAAGTGatgaatatgtttttgttcCCAAAGCAGGTTAAACATGCATAAATGCCCACTACAACCAAGAAAACAATATCTAAGGCTAGCAACCAAAGACTACTTACTGTAccaaacaaagagagaattttgGCACTAACCATCTTGCGTCACAAGAGGATAATCTGAAGCACTGAGGTTTATGAACCAATCCCAGTGCAGGCTCTCCCTCAACAAGATTGCAATTGCTTGGAGGGTACAAGCAATCATCGTAGGTCCCTTGTAAGTCACCAAATTGGATTGAGACATAACCCGCACATTCTCCACTTCATGAAATGTCGGATCAGACTTCACCAAATTCGTCAATTCCAACCTTTCGCGAGGTGGTGCCTCAAGATCCAAATGTAGAACATACTGGTTTCTTGGATGATATACTGCCCTTAAGGTCCTCATCATCCTATGACTATCACCCTTAGTCCCTGAAATAAGATATGCAAATCTAGGTGCTTGCATTTTCAATACCCCATCAGTCTCAAATGATCTTCCCAAATCCGATTCAACAAAGTACCCATTTGAGTCCTCTGATCTCGCAAACGAAACATTGTCAAGCGGCAATTGCTCTCCATGATAGGGAGAGGTAAATAGCCCAAAAATGGCtgtcaaaaacaacataatTGATACAATCACACTCGCAAAAAATGGAAGAATCCACTTTCTATCGCTGAATACTCTTCCTGAGTGGGAATTAGCATTTTTCCTCATACTTGTCTGCAGGTCGTTAGCCGAACACCAGCTGCTTGTACTAATTCTTCGAATTAGCTGAGAATCTCATAAAAACTGAGTAACTAAGCAAAACCCACCAATCTACTAAATAGAAGAGTGCCAAAAAGAGGCAAGTAGGCCAGGTGACAGAACCAGAGCCACCTTAATGAGTAAATGAAGAATAACATTTAAGCCTGTGGCTTATAGCACAAATGAATGAATAAAATCCCAAATTCTGAAATCAAGAGCTGGAAAAGCCCATAAAGCATGTGAAAAGGGTTCGGTTTTGCTCCCCAGTTCTCAAACAGACTCCAAAAACTTCTAAATCATTGAAAGTGAATGAACCTGAAGGCAATTAAGgcaaaaaactattaaacaactgACATCTAGAAtggatgaaagaaaaaatagctAGCAATTAGATTTCATACATAATACATAAAAATCGGCTCTTTCTGGAAACTGCCCCAGATCTAAATCTATCAAATTTAATAAACGGGgataaaaaaacacacacacttGGAGTGTAAGTTTCAGATACTTCAAAGCCAAGAGAGGTTTAGAACTTTAGAGTGGGACTTGCGTCAAATGTTATAAAATCAAATGAACCAAAaaattcaaggaaaaaaaaaaaaaaagaaacaaagtaGAGAGATGCTTACTCATGCAGAGAGGATTCAAAGAAGATTCAAGAACTAAATTGTGAAAGAGATTCTGAGGTAGAAGTAGTTGCCTTTGCTAGAAAAGAATTTTCGAGCATttgggaaagagaaaaagtagggcaaagagagagagagagagcttgagctTGAGACAGATATAGTGGACCGTACACATATGGAGAATTGGTTTGCTTTAATTGGTGGCAAAAATACAGGATTTAATAATTGATCATACTTTAGTTTAAACTGTCCGAAACGCGATTATGAAATAATGAATTCGTTCCCACGTTACTTCAAAGCGAGTGCCCAACATTCTTGAttaggtaaaataaaatatttgaaagaaagagTAAGAATTACATTGGgcttaataaaattaaaatttgtctAGTATTTAATTAGGAAACATAAAAATAGATTGTAGTGGACTCAgtataaaactataaaaattttaacttttatcaattttaatgaGCAAATCTGTTGAGCCCTAGCTGCTGGCCAAATGTTATTTTAGCATAAAAAATTTCCATTGACTCTTGTTTTCGATTTTTACCTGCTGTATTTCTTAGTTTTTGTTCCTTAGGCATATTTAATCATTTGCGTAGCTTTTTGCTTTAATTTGCATctatattatatttgaaaaaatataactattgaaaaaatatatcagttgaaaaatatatgaccgttgtaaaaaaaaaggttaaaaaattttatccatTGGAATAATATGAacatcaaaaaattaatttgtaattttttaataactaataaatattcaaattacaattaaaattaaaataaatgaaaatgtcaaaatcaatattttaatataatagtgatAAATTTATTGAGTATGTTATTTGGTGTTGTTGAAAAGTGGTTATCTAAATTTGTAAAATCAAATTtcctaatcaaattttggccaaaCTTTATTGAGTCTACTACTTTTGCTCTAATGTTAGGTAcaactttcaaataaataagtctcatacaaatccttttaaaaaaaaaattaatttaactaataaagaataatttttttatactttttttttatgtgggatctattttttttataagtacttaTATAGAACTTATCTATTTCAAACTCAtacaaattatttatctttagaGAAATGTTTGGTATACAGAGACTTTAGGCAATAAAAATTATAAGcttatactatttaatatgatatgtcaaattaaaaatctcatttttaattatatctattgATCTAATGtaatttactttaatttttttatcacacaaaaaaaaaaaa
This is a stretch of genomic DNA from Carya illinoinensis cultivar Pawnee chromosome 3, C.illinoinensisPawnee_v1, whole genome shotgun sequence. It encodes these proteins:
- the LOC122303925 gene encoding beta-glucuronosyltransferase GlcAT14A-like isoform X1, with protein sequence MRKNANSHSGRVFSDRKWILPFFASVIVSIMLFLTAIFGLFTSPYHGEQLPLDNVSFARSEDSNGYFVESDLGRSFETDGVLKMQAPRFAYLISGTKGDSHRMMRTLRAVYHPRNQYVLHLDLEAPPRERLELTNLVKSDPTFHEVENVRVMSQSNLVTYKGPTMIACTLQAIAILLRESLHWDWFINLSASDYPLVTQDDLLYVFSNLSRNFNFIEHMQITGWKLNQRAKPIIIDPGLYLSKKSDIAWTTQRRSLPTSFKLFTGSAWVMLTRSFVEYCIWGWDNFPRTILMYYTNFISSPEGYFHTIMCNSPEFRNTAISHDLHYIAWDSPPKQHPISLSMKDFDKMVKSKAPFARKFAKDDPVLDKIDKELLGRTTRFAPGAWCIGSKDDGADPCSLRGNGTVFRPGPGAERLKELLDVLLSEDSRKKQCL
- the LOC122303925 gene encoding beta-glucuronosyltransferase GlcAT14A-like isoform X2; amino-acid sequence: MRKNANSHSGRVFSDRKWILPFFASVIVSIMLFLTAIFGLFTSPYHGEQLPLDNVSFARSEDSNGYFVESDLGRSFETDGVLKMQAPRFAYLISGTKGDSHRMMRTLRAVYHPRNQYVLHLDLEAPPRERLELTNLVKSDPTFHEVENVRVMSQSNLVTYKGPTMIACTLQAIAILLRESLHWDWFINLSASDYPLVTQDDLLYVFSNLSRNFNFIEHMQITGWKLNQRAKPIIIDPGLYLSKKSDIAWTTQRRSLPTSFKLFTDSNGTCISSVWVLRVPQVLSTLLTTIHYFIINFHIFLLLFITFYLCFITIHYFIITFYLFFITIYYFIITFYLLFITIHNSPQHLSRPKP
- the LOC122303927 gene encoding glutamate formimidoyltransferase-like yields the protein MDLDPSFKDKKKTIDQSSLLCCKLFISESRNHAALDAIERAGRLDPETVIVNKFPDRAYNRVRYTLVSYVMHDITGSAIYSPLQQTILAMAEAAFGTIDLETHSGAHPRLGVVDDILLHPLARASMDEAAWLARAVAADIGNRFQVPVYLYAAAHPTGKALDTIRRELGFYRPNFMGNQWAGWTTPEILSEKPDEGPTMVSQARGITMIGARPWVALYNIPIMSTDVSAARRIARMVSARGGGLPTVQTLGLVHGEDSTEIACMLLEPNQIGADRVQNQVEMLAAEEGLDVEKGYFTDSSPEMIVDKYMNLISAERD